GGCCCCGCCGATCTCAATCGGGTTGCTGGCCAAAGGCATGAGCGCGTCGGTGAAGTTCGGGTAGCTTTCGCCCCACATCCATGTCTGCGAACCGCCCATCGAGAAACCCATGACAAGTCGCAAATGGTTGACCCCGAGTTTGGTCGTCAACAAATCATGCGTCGCATTCACCATGTCTTGGTAGCCGTAGTGGGGAAAGTGGGCACGGAGGCCGTCGCTCGGCTTGCTCGACGCCCCGTGGCCAATCTGATCCGGCACGATCACGAAGTAGCGCGTGACGTCGAGGGGCTGGCCGGCGCCGAACAGGTATTTGGCGAAGCTCGGAGTGAGCAATTGCTTTCCGGCGCCGGTTGTGCCGTGCAGGAGAAGTACCGCGTTCGTCGCTCTTCCCGAGCCGTCACGGAGCAGCGTACCGAAGGTGCGGTAGTGAATCTTCATTTCCGGCAACGTCTCTCCAGTACGGAAATGGAAGTTGCTTACTACAAAGTCGCCCTCGGCGGGGGCCGGGTATTCCTTTGGACCGGGCGCCGGAACAGAGAAGGTGGAGCTGCGGTGTTCCCCTGAGAGGCAC
This genomic window from Mycobacterium saskatchewanense contains:
- a CDS encoding alpha/beta fold hydrolase, with translation MLRIGSAARSLLGLAFLFLTVSACLSGEHRSSTFSVPAPGPKEYPAPAEGDFVVSNFHFRTGETLPEMKIHYRTFGTLLRDGSGRATNAVLLLHGTTGAGKQLLTPSFAKYLFGAGQPLDVTRYFVIVPDQIGHGASSKPSDGLRAHFPHYGYQDMVNATHDLLTTKLGVNHLRLVMGFSMGGSQTWMWGESYPNFTDALMPLASNPIEIGGANRIWRKAIIDAIRSDPDWAGGDYKSQPMKALTTVADITMLAPKNAPVYLEHIAPTGPAADDYFEHQVSEQIATMDANDLLFAFEASADYNPEADLPKITAAMVAVNSADDYLNPPSLGIIDRDIKRVKNGRFVLVPASDRTRGHFTGLQAEFWSNEVADLLSQSGGH